A window of the Polypterus senegalus isolate Bchr_013 chromosome 4, ASM1683550v1, whole genome shotgun sequence genome harbors these coding sequences:
- the LOC120528591 gene encoding uncharacterized protein LOC120528591, translating into MARSRVAPKRQLSIPRLELCAALTGAQVSKLLKTEISIPISSVTLWTDSTTVLNWLHSNSCRFKVFVGTRVAEIQELTEHDNWRYVDSVNNPADYITRGKTLIEIAKPGYWRFGPPFLLQHQRDWPEMTCTNVAEDIAELKPPKPCTVLLLLVPAIPDISQFRTYGELLEATVRLVKGAEQDHQPCASDYQKAELLLVRRAQIDSFPDEFNQLQEGKPVSSSSRLITLSPEFDHSSEIIRVGGRLRRAELLECDAMHPIILDPTHPVTKLLIQRYDEQLSHPGPERLFAEIRRTYWILRGREAIRKHQHVCRECQRWRAKPQMPKMADLPLARLRLFKPAFYSTGVDCFGPFIVKVGRRNEKRWGVVFKCLTTRCVYLDIFNSMDADSFLMTLRRFIPRRGKPYELLCDQGTNFRGSNRELCEAFASLTNDLKLLLAKQKIRFQFNPPGAPHFGGAWEREIRSIKTALNITLGSQTVTEEVLRTILVEVEGILNAKPLGLSILNQIS; encoded by the exons ATGGCTAGATCCAGAGTAGCCCCAAAGCGTCAGCTTTCAATCCCAAGGTTAGAACTTTGTGCCGCTTTGACAGGGGCTCAAGTTTCCAAGCTACTCAAAACAGAAATATCCATACCGATCAGCAGTGTCACTTTGTGGACAGACTCAACAACTGTTCTTAATTGGCTTCATTCTAATTCATGCCGGTTTAAGGTATTTGTGGGCACCAGAGTAGCTGAGATTCAAGAGCTAACAGAACATGATAACTGGCGCTATGTAGACTCCGTTAATAACCCTGCCGATTACATTACTAGAGGAAAGACCTTAATAGAGATAGCAAAACCAGGTTACTGGCGATTTGGACCACCCTTTCTCCTACAGCACCAAAGGGATTGGCCTGAAATGACTTGCACCAATGTTGCTGAAGATATAGCTGAATTAAAGCCTCCTAAACCCTGTACAGTCCTCCTACTTTTAGTACCAGCTATTCCAGATATTAGTCAGTTTCGCACCTATGGTGAGTTGTTGGAAGCCACTGTGAGATTAGTTAAAGGAGCTGAGCAAGATCATCAACCTTGTGCCTCTGATTACCAAAAGGCTGAATTGCTACTTGTACGAAGGGCTCAAATAGATAGTTTTCCTGATGAGTTCAATCAACTACAAGAAGGTAAACCTGTTTCTTCTAGTAGCAGACTGATAACCTTATCTCCAGAATTTGACCATTCCAGTGAAATTATCAGAGTTGGTGGTAGGCTGCGACGAGCTGAGCTGTTGGAATGTGATGCAATGCATCCTATTATATTGGATCCTACTCACCCTGTGACAAAATTGTTGATTCAAAGATATGATGAACAACTTAGTCACCCTGGACCAGAACGTTTATTTGCTGAAATTAGGCGCACATACTGGATCCTGAGAGGAAGAGAGGCAATTAGGAAACATCAGCATGTTTGCAGAGAGTGTCAAAGATGGCGAGCTAAACCTCAAATGCCTAAGATGGCCGATCTGCCACTAGCCCGGCTCCGTTTATTTAAGCCAGCATTCTATAGTACTGGAGTGGATTGCTTTGGGCCTTTTATTGTGAAGGTCGGCCGTCGTAATGAAAAGAGATGGGGAGTAGTATTTAAATGTCTTACAACCAGGTGTGTCTATTTGGACATATTTAATAGCATGGATGCAGACTCTTTCTTAATGACCCTTCGACGCTTTATTCCACGACGGGGAAAACCCTATGAACTGCTTTGTGATCAAGGTACAAATTTCCGTGGAAGTAATCGAGAGTTGTGTGAGGCCTTTGCAAGTTTAACAAATGATCTTAAGTTGCTTCTGGCCAAACAAAAAATTAGGTTCCAGTTCAATCCACCAGGTGCACCACATTTTGGTGGTGCTTGGGAGCGGGAGATTCGTTCGATAAAGACTGCACTTAACATAACCTTGGGGTCCCAAACAGTTACTGAAGAGGTGCTGAGGACAATTCTAGTGGAAGTAGAAGGGATCTTAAACGCAAAACCTTTGGG GTTGTCTATCCTGAATCAGATCTCTTGA